Proteins from a genomic interval of Deltaproteobacteria bacterium:
- a CDS encoding dihydropteroate synthase yields the protein MNLTNLIKSGVVIWDGAMGTLLQERGLLKGRPPEELNLKNPGLVLQIHTDYLEAGAVGVTTNTFGANRVKLGEYGLESRASELNRRGAEIARSACKGMALVSGSVGPTGKFLRPLGELEFKSAVDIFSEQIGGLIEGGADVIKIETMMDIRELKAAIYAARSLSEIPVIAMMTFQDNFRTLLGTTPESFGVVADGMGADVIGINCSVGPGKMMDMLQMIASVTHKPLIGQPNAGIPKLVDGKTLFPMGPDDFSKAVEEFLPLGVRIIAGCCGTTPDHMSNVRARLNFKTERGFETLPAPERAIEVLPGQKVASRTRVVAIDIEGPLMIIGERINPTGKRKLAEELRKGVMEGVIREAREQEANGAHILDVNVGVPGVEEDLLMEEAVYAVNLNSSLPVMVDSANAAVIEKGLMAADGIPVINSVSGEMNKLEDLLPLAKRFGASLVCLLLDESGIPESPRARLAVAMKILKEAERAGISRDKLIIDCLTTAISASHLAAVETLETVKLVRRELNLPVILGVSNVSFGLPGRQMINRAFLSMAVTKGLNLAIMNPHDRDAVDTVSSCNLLSGKDKDGYEYIRRVTAETEGEGGKEFSGGDFPEIREAVRSGRKGEIVEIIEMTLKQGAMPLSINNDGIVRGLEEVGKLFNANRIFLPQVIAAAETAKIGFERIKSEMGGEHQEVIGRVLLATVEGDIHDIGKNIVAALLANHGFEVIDLGKNVPAEKILEEAIRNRVDVVGLSALMTTTMIEMKKVIALLKSRGVESVSIIGGAVVTEDFAKEIGAEFYAEDAMDAVTKLRKAVLDRRR from the coding sequence ATGAATCTCACGAACCTCATCAAGTCCGGAGTTGTTATCTGGGACGGGGCTATGGGAACTTTGCTGCAGGAGCGGGGCCTTTTGAAAGGAAGGCCGCCGGAAGAGCTCAATTTGAAAAATCCCGGGTTGGTCCTGCAAATACACACGGATTATCTCGAAGCGGGTGCGGTTGGCGTAACGACCAATACCTTCGGGGCCAACAGGGTAAAGCTTGGTGAGTACGGCCTTGAAAGTAGGGCGAGTGAGCTGAACAGGCGGGGAGCAGAGATAGCTCGGAGTGCCTGCAAGGGAATGGCGCTGGTATCCGGATCGGTCGGTCCGACGGGAAAGTTTTTGAGACCGCTCGGTGAACTCGAGTTCAAATCGGCGGTGGATATATTCAGTGAGCAAATAGGCGGCCTGATCGAGGGCGGTGCCGATGTGATAAAGATCGAGACAATGATGGATATCAGAGAGCTCAAAGCCGCCATTTATGCCGCCAGGTCTTTGTCGGAAATCCCCGTCATAGCCATGATGACCTTCCAGGATAATTTCAGGACCCTTCTTGGGACCACGCCCGAGTCTTTCGGGGTCGTGGCAGATGGAATGGGAGCCGACGTCATAGGGATCAACTGCTCCGTCGGTCCGGGAAAAATGATGGATATGCTCCAGATGATAGCTTCCGTCACTCACAAACCCCTCATAGGGCAGCCAAATGCCGGGATCCCCAAACTTGTCGATGGGAAAACTCTATTCCCCATGGGCCCGGATGATTTTTCAAAAGCCGTGGAGGAGTTTCTTCCTCTCGGCGTCCGGATCATCGCCGGTTGTTGCGGGACCACCCCTGATCACATGAGCAATGTGCGGGCACGGCTCAATTTCAAAACAGAGAGAGGTTTCGAGACGCTCCCTGCTCCGGAAAGAGCCATCGAGGTGCTACCGGGGCAGAAAGTTGCCTCGAGGACAAGGGTGGTGGCAATAGATATCGAAGGGCCGTTGATGATCATCGGGGAGAGGATCAATCCGACGGGGAAGCGAAAGCTTGCTGAGGAACTGCGGAAAGGAGTCATGGAAGGGGTAATAAGGGAGGCCAGGGAACAGGAGGCGAATGGGGCTCATATTCTCGATGTCAATGTGGGAGTTCCAGGAGTCGAGGAAGATCTGTTGATGGAAGAGGCGGTGTATGCGGTGAACTTGAACTCCTCATTGCCGGTGATGGTTGACTCCGCGAATGCGGCCGTTATAGAAAAAGGACTCATGGCGGCAGATGGAATACCCGTGATCAACTCCGTTTCAGGGGAGATGAATAAGCTCGAAGATCTTCTCCCTCTCGCAAAGAGGTTTGGCGCATCCCTCGTTTGCCTGCTCCTTGATGAGTCGGGAATTCCGGAAAGCCCCCGGGCCAGATTGGCGGTTGCGATGAAAATACTGAAGGAGGCGGAGAGAGCGGGAATTTCGCGGGACAAGCTGATCATCGATTGCCTGACGACTGCAATCAGCGCCTCCCACCTTGCTGCCGTCGAAACTCTCGAAACGGTGAAGCTTGTCAGGCGGGAACTCAACCTTCCCGTGATCCTCGGGGTGAGCAATGTTTCTTTCGGATTGCCGGGAAGGCAGATGATAAACCGGGCTTTTCTGTCAATGGCGGTCACGAAGGGGCTCAACCTGGCGATAATGAACCCTCACGACAGGGATGCCGTCGATACGGTTTCATCCTGCAACCTTCTCTCGGGAAAAGACAAGGATGGGTATGAGTACATCAGGCGCGTGACGGCAGAAACTGAAGGTGAAGGTGGGAAAGAGTTTTCCGGGGGTGATTTCCCGGAGATCCGTGAGGCGGTTCGGAGCGGCAGGAAAGGGGAGATTGTCGAGATCATAGAGATGACGCTCAAGCAGGGTGCGATGCCCCTGTCGATAAATAATGATGGTATAGTCAGGGGGTTGGAGGAAGTAGGAAAGCTCTTCAACGCAAACAGGATATTTCTCCCCCAGGTCATTGCTGCTGCGGAGACTGCCAAGATAGGATTTGAGAGAATAAAGTCTGAGATGGGGGGGGAACACCAAGAGGTAATCGGAAGAGTGCTGCTTGCCACCGTGGAGGGCGACATTCATGATATCGGGAAAAACATCGTGGCCGCGCTGCTTGCAAATCATGGCTTTGAAGTGATCGACCTAGGAAAAAACGTCCCCGCTGAAAAAATCCTGGAGGAAGCAATAAGAAACAGGGTGGATGTGGTTGGACTGTCGGCTTTGATGACAACGACCATGATCGAGATGAAAAAAGTCATAGCGCTCCTCAAGTCCAGGGGGGTTGAGTCCGTTTCCATTATCGGGGGCGCCGTGGTTACGGAAGACTTTGCAAAGGAGATAGGTGCCGAGTTTTATGCCGAGGATGCAATGGACGCGGTTACGAAACTGAGGAAGGCTGTTTTGGACAGGAGGAGATAA
- a CDS encoding glutamate racemase produces MERPVGIFDSGIGGLTVLRELRDSISGEQYLYFGDTGRVPYGNKGKLTVTRYSVEIANYLLMNHDIKALVVACNTASSLAVEGLQKLYRIPVFEVVSPAVAKAVAETKNGRIGVIGTSSTIRSNTYKRMIRSQNKHIKVFQKACPLFVPLVEEGWVDHPVTEMVVLEYLSFLKKNRVDTLILGCTHYPFIRSRVEAYLGEGVTIIDSAMNVVIEVEKYLRSHDLVRIGKKKDIRYLVTDDPDKFREHGERLLGERPIDVVQVTL; encoded by the coding sequence ATGGAACGGCCGGTCGGCATATTCGACTCTGGAATCGGGGGACTCACCGTGCTCAGGGAGTTGAGGGATTCGATATCGGGAGAACAGTACCTCTACTTCGGAGATACGGGAAGAGTCCCGTACGGTAACAAGGGGAAACTCACGGTCACCCGGTATTCCGTGGAAATTGCAAACTATTTGCTGATGAACCACGATATCAAGGCGCTCGTCGTTGCCTGCAACACTGCTTCTTCCCTTGCGGTGGAGGGCCTTCAAAAATTATATCGGATCCCGGTTTTTGAGGTTGTCTCTCCTGCAGTTGCCAAGGCAGTGGCTGAAACGAAAAACGGCAGGATAGGGGTTATCGGGACGTCGAGCACCATAAGGAGCAATACCTACAAGAGGATGATAAGATCACAAAACAAGCACATCAAGGTTTTTCAAAAAGCATGCCCCCTTTTTGTCCCGCTCGTTGAGGAGGGCTGGGTGGATCATCCGGTAACGGAGATGGTTGTTCTCGAGTATCTATCTTTCCTGAAGAAAAACAGGGTCGATACGTTGATTCTTGGATGTACTCATTATCCTTTCATCAGGAGCAGGGTTGAGGCCTACCTGGGAGAGGGCGTGACGATTATCGATTCGGCCATGAATGTTGTCATTGAAGTTGAGAAATACCTTCGCTCTCATGATCTGGTTCGTATCGGAAAAAAGAAGGATATCCGTTACCTGGTGACAGATGACCCTGATAAGTTCAGGGAGCACGGCGAGAGACTTCTTGGAGAAAGACCGATTGACGTTGTGCAGGTTACCTTATGA
- the gltA gene encoding NADPH-dependent glutamate synthase: MEEKKTKRPKPFSIPKQPMPEQPPELRIKNFNEVPYGYTPEQAIAEASRCIFCKNPQCVKGCPVGIKIPDFIDLVRQGKFVEAARKIKEDNVLPAICGRVCPQEEQCEMPCVIGKRDEPVAIGRLERFVADFERVTGQIAIPEVEPPTGKRIAVVGSGPAGLTVAGDLAQLGHEVVIFEALHKPGGVLVYGIPEFRLPKAIVAAEVDYIRALGVRVECNVVIGKTITVDELLTEEKFDAVFIGSGAGLPYFMNIPGENLIGVYSANEYLTRANLMKAYEFPRADTPIAKSKNVAVFGGGNVAMDAARNALRIGAENVYVIYRRSKKEMPARIEEIHHAEDEGIQFMLLTNPTKFIGDDEGMIKQIECLKMELGEPDESGRRRPVPIKGSEFLLDVDTAIVSIGNGANPLIPATTPGLETNKWGNIIADDETGKTSKKGVYAGGDIVIGAATVILAMGAGRVASKAMHEYVMTGAW, encoded by the coding sequence ATGGAGGAGAAAAAAACGAAGAGACCCAAGCCTTTCAGCATCCCAAAACAGCCCATGCCCGAGCAACCGCCCGAGCTGCGGATAAAGAATTTCAACGAGGTTCCCTATGGCTACACTCCCGAACAGGCCATTGCCGAGGCTTCGAGGTGTATATTTTGCAAGAATCCCCAGTGTGTGAAGGGCTGTCCGGTGGGGATAAAGATACCCGACTTCATTGATCTTGTCCGCCAGGGCAAATTTGTCGAGGCGGCGAGGAAAATCAAGGAAGACAATGTCCTTCCCGCCATATGCGGGAGGGTTTGTCCACAGGAAGAGCAGTGCGAGATGCCCTGCGTTATTGGAAAGAGGGATGAGCCCGTCGCTATCGGGAGGCTGGAGAGGTTTGTCGCTGATTTTGAGCGGGTCACGGGCCAAATAGCGATCCCTGAAGTTGAGCCTCCAACGGGAAAGAGAATAGCTGTCGTAGGGTCGGGTCCGGCTGGCCTGACCGTTGCGGGAGATCTTGCGCAGCTCGGTCATGAAGTGGTGATTTTCGAAGCACTGCACAAACCGGGAGGGGTCCTCGTATATGGCATCCCGGAGTTCAGACTTCCCAAGGCCATCGTTGCTGCGGAGGTCGATTACATAAGGGCCCTCGGCGTCAGAGTCGAGTGCAATGTTGTCATCGGGAAGACGATTACAGTCGACGAGCTCCTTACCGAAGAAAAGTTTGATGCCGTTTTTATCGGAAGCGGCGCGGGCCTGCCCTACTTCATGAACATTCCGGGGGAAAACCTCATCGGCGTGTACAGCGCCAACGAATACCTCACACGGGCTAACCTCATGAAGGCTTACGAGTTTCCGAGAGCGGACACACCGATAGCGAAGAGCAAAAATGTTGCGGTATTCGGTGGGGGCAACGTCGCCATGGATGCGGCGAGGAACGCCTTGAGGATCGGTGCTGAGAATGTTTACGTCATCTATCGCCGTTCGAAAAAGGAGATGCCTGCGCGGATCGAGGAGATCCATCACGCAGAGGATGAGGGGATCCAGTTCATGCTCCTTACCAACCCGACGAAATTCATCGGGGATGACGAGGGGATGATAAAACAGATCGAATGCTTGAAAATGGAGCTCGGCGAGCCGGACGAATCGGGGAGGAGGCGCCCGGTGCCCATCAAGGGCTCAGAATTTCTGCTTGATGTCGACACGGCAATAGTTTCCATCGGAAATGGCGCAAACCCTCTCATACCCGCCACGACTCCCGGCCTCGAAACGAACAAGTGGGGCAATATCATCGCCGACGATGAGACGGGAAAGACCAGCAAAAAGGGGGTGTACGCCGGGGGGGATATCGTCATCGGCGCCGCAACGGTCATCCTTGCCATGGGTGCAGGAAGGGTAGCGTCGAAGGCCATGCACGAGTACGTCATGACCGGCGCCTGGTAG
- a CDS encoding sulfide/dihydroorotate dehydrogenase-like FAD/NAD-binding protein, with protein MYQIVEKKVIAKDVFLNRIKAPYLARKRKAGQFLILRIDENGERIPLTIVDSDPVEETVTIIYQVVGKTTRELSALEGGAELIDVVGPLGRPTHIEKLGTIACVGGGIGNAPLLPIAKAFKKEGNKLVTVVGARTKDLLILEEEMEAISDRFVVTTDDGSYAKKGFVTDALKEVIEEGEKIDLALAIGPIPMMRAVSELTKPYGIKTYVSLNPIMVDGTGMCGACRVTIGGKTRFVCVDGPEFDGHEVDFLELAKRNRAFIEQERVAEEAYMQKEAKQAKGGRG; from the coding sequence TTGTACCAGATAGTTGAGAAAAAGGTGATCGCAAAAGATGTCTTTCTCAATAGAATAAAGGCTCCCTACTTGGCGAGAAAGAGAAAGGCAGGGCAATTTCTCATATTGAGGATCGATGAAAATGGCGAAAGAATACCCCTAACAATAGTCGACTCGGACCCCGTCGAGGAGACCGTTACGATTATTTATCAGGTGGTTGGAAAGACGACGAGGGAGCTGTCGGCCCTCGAGGGGGGTGCTGAGCTTATAGATGTGGTGGGCCCCCTTGGAAGACCGACGCATATTGAGAAGCTCGGTACCATCGCCTGCGTCGGGGGAGGCATAGGGAATGCGCCGCTCTTGCCGATCGCAAAAGCCTTCAAAAAGGAGGGCAACAAACTGGTTACCGTGGTGGGTGCGAGGACGAAGGATCTCCTGATACTGGAGGAGGAGATGGAAGCCATCAGCGACCGGTTTGTGGTCACCACCGATGACGGAAGTTATGCGAAAAAGGGTTTTGTCACCGATGCCCTCAAAGAAGTTATCGAGGAGGGTGAAAAGATTGATCTTGCGCTCGCCATTGGGCCAATTCCCATGATGCGGGCGGTTTCTGAGCTGACAAAGCCTTACGGGATAAAAACCTATGTGAGCCTGAATCCCATTATGGTAGATGGAACGGGCATGTGTGGAGCCTGCAGGGTTACCATCGGCGGCAAGACGAGGTTTGTCTGTGTCGATGGGCCTGAATTCGATGGCCACGAGGTGGATTTTCTCGAGCTTGCCAAAAGGAACAGGGCTTTCATCGAACAGGAGAGAGTTGCCGAAGAGGCCTACATGCAGAAGGAGGCAAAGCAGGCAAAAGGAGGGAGAGGTTAG